In one Pseudomonas sp. R84 genomic region, the following are encoded:
- a CDS encoding ammonium transporter → MENLQSAVDTLVHSSNTLFILIGAVMVLAMHAGFAFLEVGTVRQKNQVNALSKILSDFAVSTLAYFFIGYWISYGVTFMQPAAVLSADHGYGLVKFFFLLTFAAAIPAIISGGIAERARFVPQLCATALIVAFIYPFFEGMIWNGNYGLQAWLTAQFGAAFHDFAGSVVVHAMGGWLALAAVLLLGPRNGRYRDGRLVAFAPSSIPFLALGSWILIVGWFGFNVMSAQTLQGVSGLVAVNSLMAMVGGTMAALLVGRNDPGFLHNGPLAGLVAICAGSDLMHPVGALVTGAIAGALFVWCFTAAQVKWRIDDVLGVWPLHGLCGVWGGIACGIFGQTALGGIGGVSLISQLIGTALGVAVALIGGFVVYGVIKALHGLRLSQEQEFYGADLSLHKIGAVSQD, encoded by the coding sequence ATGGAAAATCTGCAAAGCGCTGTGGACACCCTGGTTCACAGCTCCAATACCTTGTTCATTCTGATCGGTGCGGTGATGGTGCTGGCGATGCACGCCGGTTTCGCCTTTCTGGAGGTCGGTACGGTCCGCCAGAAAAACCAGGTCAATGCGCTGTCGAAGATTCTCAGCGATTTCGCCGTCTCGACGCTGGCCTATTTCTTTATAGGCTATTGGATCTCTTATGGCGTGACGTTCATGCAGCCGGCGGCGGTGCTGAGCGCCGATCACGGTTATGGACTGGTGAAGTTTTTCTTCCTGCTGACCTTTGCCGCTGCGATCCCGGCGATCATTTCCGGTGGCATCGCCGAACGCGCGCGTTTCGTGCCGCAGTTGTGTGCCACGGCGCTGATTGTCGCGTTCATCTATCCGTTTTTCGAAGGCATGATCTGGAACGGCAACTACGGCCTGCAAGCGTGGCTGACGGCGCAGTTTGGTGCCGCTTTCCATGATTTCGCCGGTTCCGTTGTAGTGCATGCCATGGGCGGTTGGCTGGCGCTGGCGGCGGTATTGCTGCTGGGGCCGCGTAATGGCCGATATCGCGACGGTCGTCTGGTGGCGTTCGCACCGTCGAGCATTCCCTTTCTGGCGCTGGGTTCGTGGATTTTGATCGTCGGCTGGTTCGGTTTCAACGTGATGAGTGCGCAAACACTGCAAGGCGTCAGCGGTCTGGTGGCGGTCAATTCGCTGATGGCGATGGTCGGTGGCACGATGGCAGCGCTGCTCGTCGGGCGCAATGACCCGGGCTTTCTCCACAACGGTCCATTGGCCGGTCTGGTCGCAATCTGTGCCGGCTCCGATCTGATGCATCCGGTCGGCGCCTTGGTGACTGGCGCGATTGCCGGTGCGCTGTTCGTCTGGTGCTTTACTGCAGCGCAGGTGAAATGGCGCATCGATGATGTGTTGGGCGTGTGGCCGTTGCATGGCTTGTGCGGCGTCTGGGGCGGGATTGCCTGCGGGATCTTCGGCCAGACTGCGCTTGGCGGGATCGGTGGCGTCAGCCTGATCAGCCAGTTGATCGGCACCGCACTCGGCGTCGCGGTGGCGCTGATCGGTGGCTTCGTCGTTTACGGCGTGATCAAGGCTCTGCACGGGCTGCGCCTGAGTCAGGAACAAGAGTTTTACGGCGCCGACCTGTCATTGCACAAGATCGGCGCGGTGAGCCAGGACTAA
- a CDS encoding transcriptional regulator — protein sequence MVNVEQLKNSVNRMSVDVVREAVLELRLDGLVTEGKTPFNKLHFNTCFAEIEALFQRAGYHKQLDVVGYQGLLYALYDPGRWEAVDVLRWLKEFTEAAALKTIPA from the coding sequence GTGGTCAATGTCGAACAGTTGAAGAACAGCGTGAACCGGATGTCGGTTGACGTGGTGCGCGAGGCCGTTCTCGAATTGCGCCTGGACGGGTTGGTCACGGAAGGCAAGACGCCCTTCAACAAGCTGCATTTCAACACCTGCTTTGCCGAGATCGAGGCCTTGTTTCAGCGTGCCGGTTATCACAAGCAACTGGATGTGGTCGGTTATCAGGGTTTGCTTTACGCCTTGTATGACCCGGGCCGCTGGGAGGCCGTCGATGTGCTGCGCTGGCTCAAGGAGTTCACTGAGGCTGCAGCGCTCAAAACGA
- a CDS encoding deoxyguanosinetriphosphate triphosphohydrolase, translating into MDWQTLLNRERLGKPLHSPQELGRSPFHKDHDRIIFSGAFRRLGRKTQVHPVTSNDHIHTRLTHSLEVSCVGRSLGMRVGETLRSALPEWCDPADLGMVVQSACLAHDIGNPPFGHSGEDAIRHWFQQAAGRGWLDGMSEAERADFLNFEGNAQGFRVLTQLEYHQFDGGTRLTYATLGTYLKYPWTARHADSLGYKKHKFGCYQSELPLLEQIAHKLGLPQIEDQRWARHPLVYLMEAADDICYALIDLEDGLEMELLEYAEVESLLLGLVGDDLPETYRQLGPQDSRRRKLAILRGKAIEHLTNAAARAFVEQQDALLAGTLHGDLVEHMHGPAKRCVLNAKDIARKKIFQDKRKTLHEIGAYTTLEILLNSFCGAALEQHNGRTPSFKSRRILDLLGSNAPDPRGSLHTSFLRMIDFIAGMTDSYASDMALEMTGRSSH; encoded by the coding sequence TTGGATTGGCAAACCCTGCTCAACCGCGAACGCCTCGGCAAGCCGCTGCACAGCCCGCAAGAACTTGGCCGCAGCCCTTTCCACAAAGACCATGACCGCATTATTTTCTCCGGTGCCTTCCGCCGCCTCGGACGCAAGACCCAGGTGCACCCGGTCACCAGCAACGACCACATTCACACACGCCTGACCCATTCGCTGGAAGTCAGTTGCGTCGGCCGTTCGCTGGGTATGCGGGTGGGCGAAACCCTGCGCAGTGCCTTGCCCGAATGGTGCGACCCGGCCGACCTCGGCATGGTCGTGCAGTCGGCGTGTCTGGCTCACGACATCGGTAATCCGCCGTTCGGCCATTCCGGTGAAGATGCCATTCGCCACTGGTTCCAGCAGGCCGCCGGGCGTGGCTGGCTGGACGGCATGAGTGAAGCCGAACGCGCTGACTTCCTCAACTTCGAAGGCAATGCCCAGGGCTTTCGCGTACTGACTCAGCTGGAGTATCACCAGTTCGACGGCGGTACACGGCTGACCTACGCCACCCTCGGCACCTACCTGAAATACCCGTGGACCGCGCGTCACGCCGACTCCCTGGGTTACAAGAAACACAAATTCGGCTGCTATCAGAGCGAACTCCCGCTGCTTGAGCAGATCGCCCACAAACTGGGCCTGCCGCAAATCGAAGACCAGCGTTGGGCGCGTCATCCGTTGGTGTATCTGATGGAGGCCGCCGACGACATCTGCTACGCGCTGATCGACCTCGAAGACGGCCTCGAAATGGAGCTACTGGAATACGCCGAAGTCGAATCCCTGCTGCTCGGGCTAGTGGGTGATGATCTGCCGGAAACCTATCGTCAGCTCGGCCCACAGGATTCGCGTCGACGCAAACTGGCGATCCTGCGCGGCAAGGCCATCGAGCATTTGACCAACGCTGCGGCGCGGGCTTTTGTCGAGCAACAAGATGCACTGCTCGCCGGCACGCTGCACGGCGATCTGGTGGAGCACATGCACGGCCCGGCCAAGCGTTGCGTGCTGAATGCCAAGGACATCGCCCGCAAGAAAATCTTTCAGGACAAACGCAAAACCCTGCATGAAATCGGCGCCTATACGACGCTGGAGATCTTGCTCAATTCGTTCTGCGGTGCCGCGCTGGAACAACACAACGGGCGTACGCCGTCGTTCAAGAGCCGGCGTATTCTCGATCTGCTGGGCAGTAACGCGCCGGATCCTCGGGGTTCGTTACACACGTCGTTTCTGCGCATGATCGATTTCATTGCCGGCATGACCGACAGCTACGCCAGCGACATGGCGCTGGAAATGACCGGCCGCTCCAGCCACTGA
- a CDS encoding response regulator transcription factor, whose amino-acid sequence MNSVFIVDDHPVIRLAVRMLLEHEGYKVVGETDNGVDAMQMVRECMPDLVILDVSIPKLDGLEVLARFNAMGSPLKILILTAQCPTLFGIRCMQSGASGYVCKQEDLSELVSAIKAVLSGYNYFPSQALNPVRSDDIRFAELELFKSVNDRELMVLQLFAQGRTNKEIAKGMFLSNKTVSTYKKRLMQKLKAKSLVELIEMAKRNALV is encoded by the coding sequence ATGAACTCCGTTTTTATTGTCGACGATCACCCGGTCATCCGTCTCGCCGTTCGAATGCTGCTGGAGCATGAAGGTTACAAGGTCGTCGGTGAAACCGATAACGGAGTCGATGCCATGCAAATGGTGCGCGAGTGCATGCCCGATCTGGTCATTCTCGATGTGAGTATTCCCAAGCTGGATGGCCTGGAAGTATTGGCCCGCTTCAACGCCATGGGCTCGCCGTTGAAAATCCTGATTCTGACGGCGCAGTGTCCGACACTGTTCGGCATTCGCTGCATGCAATCCGGCGCATCGGGTTATGTCTGCAAACAGGAGGACCTGAGTGAACTGGTCAGTGCAATCAAGGCAGTACTTTCCGGTTACAACTATTTCCCCAGCCAGGCATTGAATCCGGTTCGCAGTGACGATATCCGTTTTGCCGAACTGGAACTGTTCAAATCCGTCAATGATCGCGAGCTGATGGTTCTGCAATTGTTCGCCCAAGGCCGCACTAACAAAGAGATCGCCAAGGGCATGTTTCTAAGTAATAAAACCGTCAGCACTTATAAAAAACGACTGATGCAGAAACTCAAGGCCAAATCCCTTGTAGAACTTATCGAGATGGCCAAACGAAACGCACTCGTGTGA
- a CDS encoding EAL domain-containing protein: protein MIDGQPLACFQPFIDTATGRIAGVEALGRLRQADGQLNSVGPLFADPRTPAIALRRLDRQIRDNALSRLHEAPADWFLSLNMSPRWISRLRADQALPSLKQLARYNIDPQRIVFEITELAGNGQRLAEVVARYREAGARIAIDDFGAGYSQLDRVLALQPDILKLDMRLFQAAALGGPSSDVVKALAQMAEKTGCWIIAEGVETEAQLNFALECGSRYVQGFLFARAQEAFFPTDAFVQRFAELRQRYVRQKLAERGRLMQMRQQLAELMSILQAWAQARAPLSALPQLEAFPWLLRFYQCDRHGTQLTPNLEWRQHGWVADNRYLGHNWSWRPYFYHLLAEGWEERRLTLSNTYRDATSNQYCLTAGQFFDNGERLLLIDIDAAGL from the coding sequence GTGATCGACGGGCAACCGCTCGCCTGCTTTCAACCTTTTATCGATACCGCCACGGGACGCATTGCCGGCGTTGAAGCGCTGGGTCGCCTGCGCCAGGCTGACGGTCAATTGAATTCGGTCGGGCCTTTGTTCGCCGACCCGCGCACACCCGCCATAGCCCTGCGGCGCCTCGACCGGCAGATCCGCGACAACGCCTTGAGCCGCTTGCACGAAGCGCCGGCAGACTGGTTTCTCAGCCTGAACATGTCACCGCGCTGGATCAGTCGCCTGCGCGCCGATCAAGCCTTGCCCAGCCTCAAGCAATTGGCACGCTACAACATCGATCCGCAACGTATTGTTTTCGAAATCACCGAACTGGCTGGCAATGGTCAACGCCTGGCCGAAGTCGTCGCGCGCTATCGCGAGGCGGGCGCGAGAATCGCCATCGACGACTTTGGCGCCGGCTACTCGCAACTGGATCGTGTACTGGCCCTGCAACCGGACATTCTCAAACTCGATATGCGTCTGTTCCAGGCCGCGGCACTGGGTGGGCCGAGCAGTGATGTGGTCAAGGCTCTCGCACAGATGGCTGAGAAGACCGGTTGCTGGATCATTGCCGAAGGCGTCGAGACCGAAGCACAGCTGAATTTCGCCCTGGAATGCGGATCGCGCTATGTACAGGGTTTCCTGTTCGCGCGGGCACAGGAGGCGTTTTTCCCCACTGACGCGTTCGTGCAACGCTTCGCCGAACTGCGCCAGCGCTATGTCCGGCAGAAGCTCGCCGAGCGCGGGCGGCTGATGCAAATGCGCCAGCAACTCGCTGAACTGATGTCGATCCTGCAAGCCTGGGCTCAGGCACGTGCACCGTTAAGCGCATTGCCACAACTGGAGGCCTTCCCCTGGCTGCTGCGTTTCTATCAATGCGATCGCCACGGCACACAACTGACGCCCAACCTCGAATGGCGGCAGCACGGCTGGGTCGCCGACAATCGTTATCTGGGGCACAACTGGTCATGGCGTCCGTACTTCTATCATTTGCTTGCCGAAGGCTGGGAGGAGCGGCGTTTGACACTCTCCAATACCTACCGCGATGCCACCAGTAATCAATACTGCCTGACGGCCGGACAGTTTTTTGACAACGGTGAGCGTTTGCTGTTGATCGACATCGACGCGGCAGGGTTGTAG
- a CDS encoding glutaredoxin family protein: MPPECQLFGTLGCHLCEVAEAELMPFVEHGLLVELVDIADDESWFEAYSLRIPVLRRIDTGAELDWPFSADQVVAFLR; encoded by the coding sequence ATGCCTCCTGAATGTCAGCTTTTCGGCACCCTTGGATGCCATTTGTGTGAAGTCGCCGAGGCTGAGCTGATGCCTTTTGTCGAGCATGGCTTGCTGGTCGAACTGGTCGATATCGCGGATGACGAATCGTGGTTCGAGGCTTATAGCCTGCGAATTCCGGTATTGCGTCGCATCGACACCGGGGCTGAACTGGATTGGCCATTCAGCGCTGATCAAGTCGTGGCGTTTTTGCGTTAA
- a CDS encoding monovalent cation:proton antiporter-2 (CPA2) family protein translates to MFANLLIILASSLVVIALFRRLRLPPVLGYLCVGLLVGPSAFDWVNESEHLPDVAELGVVFLLFSLGLEFSLSKMIALRQVVFRLGSQQVLVSTALLGLLLMLLGMPITPALLLGAGLSLSSTAIVTKELGSLGEVFSSHGQNAVGVLLFQDVVAVLLLTLVPVFAGSSEQAWYWALPLTLAKTVVLFVGLLLASRWLLPRLFHEVAASRSAELFVLLALVIVLLTAWLTHLLGLSPALGAFLAGMLLGESHYRHQIEADIRPFRDILLGVFFVSIGMLIDLQLFVSHSLLILGLTVGLMVIKGIVVALLVKWRGSDSETAWRSGLALAQGGEFCFALMAQMQQHSMMPEALSDLLLAATFCSMLLTPLLLRAAPRIAAALHRKPNQEAQIEEISALNADLNQHVVICGYGRVGQSIGRFLRNAKQPYIALDSDPVRVQEAASGESDVHYGDSSRADLLIAVGLLRARLLVVAVDQSDIALRILKEARRLNAHVPILVRTRDDSQWAELKAAGATEVVPELLESSLMLAAHALIMLGLPAHQVQEKVDQVRIDRYRLLHGFYPGSDDAET, encoded by the coding sequence GTGTTTGCCAATCTGTTGATCATCCTCGCCTCTTCTCTCGTGGTGATTGCCCTGTTCCGTCGCCTGCGCTTGCCGCCGGTTCTGGGTTATCTGTGCGTGGGACTGCTGGTCGGACCGAGTGCGTTCGACTGGGTCAACGAGAGCGAACACTTGCCCGACGTCGCGGAGTTGGGGGTGGTGTTTCTGTTGTTTTCACTGGGTCTGGAGTTCTCCCTGTCGAAGATGATCGCGCTGCGCCAAGTAGTGTTCCGTCTCGGCAGTCAGCAGGTGCTGGTCAGCACCGCGCTGCTCGGGCTGCTATTGATGCTGTTGGGCATGCCGATCACACCCGCGCTGTTGCTCGGCGCCGGGCTTTCGCTGTCATCAACGGCGATTGTGACCAAAGAGTTGGGCAGCCTTGGCGAGGTGTTCAGCAGCCACGGCCAGAATGCGGTTGGTGTTTTACTGTTTCAGGACGTGGTCGCGGTATTGCTGCTGACGTTGGTGCCCGTGTTCGCCGGCAGCAGCGAGCAAGCCTGGTACTGGGCGCTGCCACTGACGCTGGCAAAAACCGTGGTGCTGTTTGTCGGTCTGCTGCTGGCCAGTCGCTGGTTACTGCCGAGGCTGTTTCATGAAGTGGCCGCGTCACGCTCGGCAGAATTGTTCGTGCTGCTGGCGCTGGTGATTGTGCTGTTGACCGCGTGGTTGACTCACCTGCTGGGCCTGTCCCCTGCCCTCGGTGCATTTCTGGCTGGCATGTTGCTCGGTGAAAGCCACTATCGGCATCAGATCGAGGCCGACATCCGGCCATTCCGCGACATCCTGCTCGGCGTGTTTTTCGTCAGCATCGGCATGCTCATTGACCTGCAACTGTTCGTCAGTCACAGCCTGCTGATCCTCGGGCTCACCGTCGGTTTGATGGTGATCAAGGGCATCGTCGTCGCCTTGTTGGTGAAGTGGCGCGGCAGCGACAGCGAAACGGCGTGGCGCAGCGGTCTGGCATTGGCTCAAGGTGGCGAGTTCTGCTTCGCACTGATGGCGCAGATGCAGCAACACAGCATGATGCCCGAAGCATTGAGCGATCTTCTGCTCGCCGCAACGTTCTGCTCGATGCTGCTGACGCCACTGTTGCTGCGCGCAGCTCCCCGCATCGCGGCCGCCCTGCACCGCAAGCCCAATCAGGAAGCACAGATCGAGGAGATCAGCGCACTCAACGCCGACCTCAATCAGCACGTGGTGATATGTGGCTACGGCCGCGTCGGCCAATCCATCGGGCGTTTCCTGCGCAATGCCAAACAGCCTTATATCGCCTTGGACAGTGATCCGGTTCGCGTACAGGAAGCCGCCAGTGGAGAAAGTGACGTGCATTACGGCGACTCGTCACGCGCCGATCTGCTGATCGCCGTTGGCCTGCTGCGCGCCAGACTGCTGGTGGTTGCGGTGGATCAGAGTGACATTGCCCTGCGTATCCTCAAGGAAGCGCGCCGGCTCAACGCCCACGTGCCGATCCTGGTGCGCACCCGCGACGACAGCCAATGGGCCGAATTGAAAGCCGCCGGCGCCACCGAAGTGGTGCCGGAGCTGTTGGAGTCGAGCCTGATGCTCGCCGCCCACGCTTTGATCATGCTTGGCTTGCCGGCGCATCAGGTGCAGGAAAAAGTCGATCAGGTGCGCATCGACCGCTATCGCCTGCTCCACGGCTTTTATCCCGGTAGCGACGATGCCGAGACTTAG
- a CDS encoding YqjD family protein, whose protein sequence is MASIKAKTAQEILMNDFQTLVADTERLLEHTATLAGDQADELREQIHDSLLRARETLKLTEDTLRDRGQAAVTATEDYVSANPWQSVGIAAGVGFLIGLLATRR, encoded by the coding sequence ATGGCCAGCATCAAGGCAAAGACTGCTCAAGAAATCCTCATGAACGACTTCCAGACTTTGGTCGCCGACACCGAACGCTTGCTCGAGCACACCGCCACTCTGGCCGGCGATCAGGCCGATGAGCTGCGCGAGCAGATCCACGACAGCCTGCTGCGCGCCCGCGAAACCCTGAAACTGACCGAAGACACCCTGCGTGATCGCGGTCAGGCCGCCGTGACTGCCACTGAAGATTATGTGTCGGCCAACCCTTGGCAGTCCGTCGGTATCGCTGCCGGTGTCGGCTTCCTGATCGGCCTGCTGGCTACTCGGCGCTGA
- a CDS encoding phage holin family protein, which translates to MSIGESGPTAGTASSTRRLGAAVLGLLHSHVELFGIELQEQKSRTVSLLLFAGLALVFALLLLVGLSTLVMIVFWDTYRLAAIIGLCVFYTLASIFCGLRLKAAIFDESSPFHGTLEELANDRERLLP; encoded by the coding sequence ATGTCGATCGGTGAATCCGGCCCGACTGCGGGCACCGCCTCCTCCACGCGACGCCTGGGCGCCGCCGTTCTCGGTCTGCTGCACAGCCATGTCGAATTGTTCGGCATCGAATTGCAGGAGCAGAAATCACGCACCGTCAGCCTGTTGCTGTTCGCCGGCCTGGCCTTGGTCTTTGCCCTGTTATTGCTGGTGGGGTTATCGACCTTGGTGATGATCGTGTTCTGGGACACTTACCGCTTGGCCGCGATCATTGGCCTGTGCGTTTTCTATACCCTGGCCTCGATCTTCTGTGGGCTGCGCCTCAAGGCAGCAATCTTCGATGAGTCCTCGCCTTTCCACGGCACGCTCGAAGAGCTGGCCAACGACCGGGAGCGCCTGCTGCCATGA